TCAACAAGAGAAAATGTCTTAAAATTATAAGCAAATGCGAGTGGCAGAATATAAAAATTATATTCTAATAAACTTCTAGAAAACCATTCATTTATTAACATCTGGTAGTTTTTTAAAGAGGCAGCACCTAGGGTGTAAAGTATGTATGACAATTTAGAATCATTTATAAAATGAACTGCTGTATCCCTTATTTCTATTAAGCTTGTGATATTAGACTCAATCGTAGAATCAATATTTAATTTTCTCATTGCTTTTATAATATCTATAGTTAAAGGAATACCGTTTCGATTTGTTTTTGGAACGCCTCCATTCATTACATATAAACTGTCAATATTGTCCTCAGCATTATCTAATATTTTTGCTTTCAGCAACAATTCCCAAGAGTTAATATTTAATATTGTAAAAATTTGTTCGCGGTATTTGAAATCTGGTTTGTTATAAATTTCTATTGATGATAATGCAGCAGCTAATGAGTTTTCAATCAGGCTTTTTGTAATCTCCCCTGTTTCATGTACTTCTTCTTTACCTTCTATATCCTCCACTTTTTCCATAGTTACCACTTCATAAAATCTATTAATCGTAATAACTATAAGTAGTTTGTGAAAAAATAGAACGAGTGACATTGATTTAAAAATGCCACTAGTTTGAAGTAATGTAATTATTCGATCTTCAATTCGCCTTGATATACGCAATCATCTTCGGTGTCAACAGAGGTATGAGCTGCGGAAGCATATTAGGCAGAAGATTACCCATTGCATTTGGCATGAGGTCAGGCATCTGCTCGAGCATGTAATCCGGCATTGGGACTCTCTTTTCAACAGCCTTGAGCATCTTTGGCATGACCTTTGGCATAATTGAAGGCATGAGCATAGGCATCATTACCGGCATCATTGGCTTCATTAGTGAGTCCATTCCCGGTACGTACTTCACCGTCTTCATCATTGCCTGCATGTATGATGGCATCGCTCCGATCATGTCAGGTAGCAGTTCAACCATCATCTCGGTCATGTTCTCCGGCTCCATCAGGTCAATCATCTTCTCGAAGACCGCCCATGCAGCAAGAGCATCGTTGGTTGTGTCAGGTATGTCATATCCAAGACTGCGTGCTGCAAGTGCACCAAGATCCTGGATATCTACATTGACATTGTTTTCCCTTGCAGCCACCCTGAACTGGACAACACAGCACGGACAGAGTGCAGCCATAATGTCAGCATCCTGGTCAACAGCTTCCTGCAAACGGACATTACCGATCTTTGATGCAATCTCCGGCTCATCGATAAGTGTCACAACAGAGCCACAGCAGAGAGCTTTCTCACGGTTGTGCTCCATTTCCTTGAACTTAACACCTGGAATTGCCTTGAGCAGTTCACGTGGAGCATCATAAACTCCTGCACCTGCCCTGCCGATGTGACATGAGTCGTGCCATGCAACAGTCTTGTTCAGTGGAACCTTGAACTTTGGTTTGAGCACATCAAGCTTGTCCATAAGAACTTCTGAATAGTGTCTTGCCTCAATGTCAAACTCCATGCCGAGCTTCTCAGCCCACTGTGGATAGATAGTTCTCCACATAAGCAGACATGCAGGACATGATGTAACAACAGTCTTTGCACCTGCTTTCTGCATATTGGCAATATTCATTTTCAGGATTCTCTCGAACACATCCCACTTTCCGGCAACAAGCATTGGTATACCACAGCATGCTTCCTTGTCACCAAGAGTTGTGAACTCGATTCCTGCCTCATCAAGCAATCTTGCAGTTCCCACAGCAACATCCTTCTCAACAAAGGACGCAGTACATCCTGCAAAGTAAGCGATCTCTGCCTTGTCCTTGATCTTTGGCCTGAGGTCATCGGGTATCCACTTATCCCTGTCAACTCTGTAATTTGCCCAGATGTTCCTCTGGTTGTCCAGACTTTGAGCCATGATCTCAAACGGAGGGATTGTCATCATGCCTCTCTTCTGGACTAAATTCTCTCTCAGGGTCATCCATGAGCGCTCGATCGGCAGGTCGAGCTGGCAGTAATAGTCACACATTTCACAGGTGGTACAAGCAAGGAACGTGTCAACCTGCTCCTGATCAAGTGGTAATTTACCTGCCAGGTACTCCTTAATGAAGAACCATTTTCCACGTGGTGACTGTGATTCCCATCCGCGTCCGTAGTACTGGTCACACTCATTGACACAATAACCACATTGTGCACAGGTGAATGCATGGGAAATAATATCTCCGGGAAGTCCTTTCTCATCCTTGAATTCCTGATGACCGACTCCGCACATGTTTCCAACCATGCGTGCCATTGGCTCGAAAGTTTTTGCCATGGAAAGCCCCGTGTTTATCAAGGACTTACCCATCATTGTTTCAGGATTCATTATGTCATCAGGGTCAACCTGTTTCTTGAAGTCCTTAATGAGTTTGAAACGATCCCTGTAAACTTTCTCAGCCTGGCTCGCAAAGTAAAGACCTGAAGCGTAAATTCTTCCTCCATTCTCCTCTGCGATCTTAACGATACTCAGAGCAAGCGGGAAAGCAAGATTGTACTTGAATGACCTTTCAGAGTGAGGCATGAAACAGAGCATAATGGCTTCTTCGCCTTTGGTGACCATTCCTTCAACAAGAACTGGCAAACCAATTTTCTTCTCAATTTCATTGAACACAGTGTCTATCTTATCAACAGGAACAACGACTTCAGCCGGGATGAATGAAGGACCAAGTCTCTTCACTTTCATTGACCTGAACCATTCCTGTGTTTCATGTTCTGCAATTTCTTCCGGCAAGATCTCTCCGCCTGCTTCCTTGACTATACCTTCAAGGGCACTTACATCCCTTGATGCCGGATAGGCAAAATTGCATATATAGGATAGTGGCAGTTCCGGTCTGTGCTCGTCAACTGTCTCTCCGTAGTGCGTTTTGTACGGAGCTTTGTTCTTCATATCAGCCCACTCTGGGTTTAAGAATGAGATAGCCCATACCGGAACTTTTTTCTCCCCGACCATCTTGATTGCATTCTTCATGGAAGTTGCGTCAGGGAACTTTGCAGAGATTGCAGTAGTATTTTCATATTTTCGGAGTTTCAGAGTAACCTGTGTAATAATTCCAATGGCTCCCATGGTTCCGATTATCTTTCCGAGTTCTTCACCTGAGAAGTCCTTAACCTCGCCGTTTGGCAGGACAACCCTTGCGGATTCCATGGTGTCCTGTGACCAACCGTATTCGTAACTTCCGTAACCCACACCGTTCTGGGCAAGCCATCCACCCACGGTTGCGGACATTGCGCTTGAAGGGACCGCCTGTACTGCAAGTCCTTGTTCGTTAAGCTTCTCTTCAAGGTTATACCAAACAGAGCCTGCTCCCACGGTGACCCTGAGATTATCTTTGTCAAGATCGATTATCTCTCTCATAGGAGTTACGTCAGCAATGATCCCGCCTTTTGTAGGAATTATTCCGCCGTAGCCTGAAGAGGCTCCTGCTCTTGGTACAATAGGTATTTTGTATTTACGTGCAAAATTAATAAGTTCTACAGCTTTTTCTTCATTCTTTACTTTTACAATTGCTGCAGGTTTGGATTTGCCCACCATTGTTTTTATAAGCGAAGGTAATGCTCCCACGTCATGTGTGTAAAAGTGTCTTTCCTTATCCTTGAAATTAACTCCTCTGCCAAAAATGTCAGAGAGTTCCTTTTTTTGTTGATCATTTAGTTCGAATTTTGAATTTGCCATGAATAAACCCCATTATATATATTGGATTCTTATATTTAAAATATTTTTAAAGATGAGCGATTATGATATGTCTATGGTGTCACTATATATACTGAATTGAATACTTCCGAATAGACCTAAATTTAATCAGTTCCATAAGAACAATTATATTGATTACTGAATATCTTTAAGGTGGGATAATGTATGGATTTGCCTGATCATAAAACAAAGATCGTATGTACTATCGGTCCCGCATCTTCGTCCCCTGAGATGATAAGAGAGCTTATTCTTACAGGGATGAATGTTGCGCGACTGAACTTTTCTCATGGTGATATGGATGATCACCGCGCATTAATCAAAAAAATCAGAGATGCGGCAGATGAGCTTAACCGGGTAGTTGCAATTATGGCAGATCTTCCTGGTCCAAAGATAAGGGTTGGTGTAATTGAAAACGAACCTATGATATTGAAAAAAAATGATAGGATAACTTTAACTACAAAAGATATAGTTGGAAAGGACTCAGTGGTTCCCGTTCAGTATAAACAGATCACAGATAGTGTTTCGCCAGGTAGTCCTATTTATCTAAGTGATGGTTTTATTCAACTTAATTGTGATACAATAGAAAATGAGGATATTCAATGTAAAGTCGTTATAGGTGGTCCACTTTACTCTAAAAAAGGCATAAATCTGCCAGGTTCTAAGATATATGTAAGTCCTATAACAGGAAAAGATCTTGAAATAATTGATTTTGCTCTTAAAGAAGGTATCAGCATATTCTGTCTTTCCTTCATAGAATCCAAAGAAGACGTTATGCAGGCACGCAATTATATTGCATCAAAAGGAAAAACAGCATTCCTTGTTTCAAAAATAGAACGTGAGCAGGCAGTAAAAAATATTGATTCTATTTTGCAGGAATCTGATGCTATCATGGTAGCACGCGGTGATCTGGGAGTAGAAGTTCCTATTGAGGATGTGCCTATTATTCAAAAGATGATTATCCATAAAGCGAACCTTCTCAGCAAACCTGTGATCACTGCCACACAAATGCTTGAGTCTATGATCAGTA
The sequence above is a segment of the uncultured Methanolobus sp. genome. Coding sequences within it:
- a CDS encoding FAD-binding and (Fe-S)-binding domain-containing protein, coding for MANSKFELNDQQKKELSDIFGRGVNFKDKERHFYTHDVGALPSLIKTMVGKSKPAAIVKVKNEEKAVELINFARKYKIPIVPRAGASSGYGGIIPTKGGIIADVTPMREIIDLDKDNLRVTVGAGSVWYNLEEKLNEQGLAVQAVPSSAMSATVGGWLAQNGVGYGSYEYGWSQDTMESARVVLPNGEVKDFSGEELGKIIGTMGAIGIITQVTLKLRKYENTTAISAKFPDATSMKNAIKMVGEKKVPVWAISFLNPEWADMKNKAPYKTHYGETVDEHRPELPLSYICNFAYPASRDVSALEGIVKEAGGEILPEEIAEHETQEWFRSMKVKRLGPSFIPAEVVVPVDKIDTVFNEIEKKIGLPVLVEGMVTKGEEAIMLCFMPHSERSFKYNLAFPLALSIVKIAEENGGRIYASGLYFASQAEKVYRDRFKLIKDFKKQVDPDDIMNPETMMGKSLINTGLSMAKTFEPMARMVGNMCGVGHQEFKDEKGLPGDIISHAFTCAQCGYCVNECDQYYGRGWESQSPRGKWFFIKEYLAGKLPLDQEQVDTFLACTTCEMCDYYCQLDLPIERSWMTLRENLVQKRGMMTIPPFEIMAQSLDNQRNIWANYRVDRDKWIPDDLRPKIKDKAEIAYFAGCTASFVEKDVAVGTARLLDEAGIEFTTLGDKEACCGIPMLVAGKWDVFERILKMNIANMQKAGAKTVVTSCPACLLMWRTIYPQWAEKLGMEFDIEARHYSEVLMDKLDVLKPKFKVPLNKTVAWHDSCHIGRAGAGVYDAPRELLKAIPGVKFKEMEHNREKALCCGSVVTLIDEPEIASKIGNVRLQEAVDQDADIMAALCPCCVVQFRVAARENNVNVDIQDLGALAARSLGYDIPDTTNDALAAWAVFEKMIDLMEPENMTEMMVELLPDMIGAMPSYMQAMMKTVKYVPGMDSLMKPMMPVMMPMLMPSIMPKVMPKMLKAVEKRVPMPDYMLEQMPDLMPNAMGNLLPNMLPQLIPLLTPKMIAYIKAN
- a CDS encoding DUF3644 domain-containing protein is translated as MEKVEDIEGKEEVHETGEITKSLIENSLAAALSSIEIYNKPDFKYREQIFTILNINSWELLLKAKILDNAEDNIDSLYVMNGGVPKTNRNGIPLTIDIIKAMRKLNIDSTIESNITSLIEIRDTAVHFINDSKLSYILYTLGAASLKNYQMLINEWFSRSLLEYNFYILPLAFAYNFKTFSLVDLEDSPEAISNLIKAISDTQSSIDTESRYHFVCEIQTKLQSVNNFMGETGFTTVIDSAAEPDTPIILKTQHIIDKYPISYTELHESVKKAKPHIKQHQINSFIREHDIKNKPEYSYYNFTNRSHRDNYEKKGILPRQIQSIYNADAVRFIIENID
- the pyk gene encoding pyruvate kinase, which encodes MDLPDHKTKIVCTIGPASSSPEMIRELILTGMNVARLNFSHGDMDDHRALIKKIRDAADELNRVVAIMADLPGPKIRVGVIENEPMILKKNDRITLTTKDIVGKDSVVPVQYKQITDSVSPGSPIYLSDGFIQLNCDTIENEDIQCKVVIGGPLYSKKGINLPGSKIYVSPITGKDLEIIDFALKEGISIFCLSFIESKEDVMQARNYIASKGKTAFLVSKIEREQAVKNIDSILQESDAIMVARGDLGVEVPIEDVPIIQKMIIHKANLLSKPVITATQMLESMISNIRPTRAEATDVANAIIDGTDAVMLSGETAVGKYPAETVRMMATIAKSTEKWRDHTTLGLDLMTKAIQSMNPTVEDVISIQVNDALRSLPVRYVITPTVSGKTSRSISRFRPNVWILAFSRNELTCEQLALQYAVYPVFVVLKVHEWEATIMDSLKRLGNIDPGDLVLLTQGQAPGDGRSGGTNFLKFIVAE